The Fibrobacter sp. genome includes a region encoding these proteins:
- a CDS encoding YggT family protein — protein sequence MAYWILLIFRIYEFIVLARVIISWVHVDPYNPVVMWIHRLTEPLLDPIRRLVPPGRTGLDFSPLILLLLLELLERFLLRSLYTF from the coding sequence AGAATTTATGAATTCATAGTATTGGCAAGGGTGATTATTTCCTGGGTTCATGTCGACCCTTATAATCCTGTGGTAATGTGGATACATCGTCTCACAGAGCCTCTCCTGGATCCGATAAGGCGGCTTGTTCCTCCGGGAAGAACAGGACTGGATTTTTCGCCACTGATTCTGCTACTGCTTCTTGAACTGCTGGAGCGGTTTCTTTTGCGATCACTATATACATTTTAG